GACGCCTACCTCACGGCGGAGAACTTCGACGTGCACGACGAACTCGACGCCGTCGCCGACGAAGTGGGCGCGTCGGCCGCACAGACCGCCCTCGCGTGGTTGATGCACCGCGAGGGCGTCACGGCACCCATCGTCGGCGCGCGCACCATCGACCAACTCGAAGAGAACCTCGCGGCGGCGACGGTTGACCTCTCGGACGACCAGGTCGACCGCTTGACCGAGGCGAAGGGCGGACCGTACGCGGGCCTGTAAGCGAACGGCGCTCCGACCGGTCTCGTCGTCCGTTTCAGTCGCCGGGGTTCGTCGCGACGTCGGCCCAGACGAGTCGGTGGTCCGAGGCGGTTTCGACGGCCTCCAAGAGGCCGTTCTCCGTGGTTGCCTCGCTCGGCCAGACGACTCCCGAGTCCCGCAGCGAGAGGTCCGGTGAAGGGAGGACGTAGTCGATCAGTTCGACGACGCCCTCCACGTCGCCGCCGAAACGCGTCGCGGTGGGGAGATCGCGGTGGAACCCGCCCGGACTCGTCGGGAGACGGTCGGTGTTGAAGTCGTCGTTGTCGACGAAGAACTTCTGAGCGGGCTGGAGTGGACGCTCGTCCCGATTTCGACCCGGCCCGGCGTTCATATCGCCCATCAGGACGAACGAGGCGTCGTCGTTGAGACCCCCGTGGTTGCCGTCGTCGTCGTAGATGTACTCCTCGCCGGCGACGTAGTCCGCGAAGAACCGGACCTCGTCGTGGTTCCACTTCCCATTGAAGTTGTTCACGCCGTCGAAGCCCGGCGGCGTCGGGTGCGCGAACAGGCCGTGAACCGTTCCTCCCTTCACCCGGAACGGGACGTCGACGTGCGTCTTCGAGGAGAGCCGATAGACGTCGAGTTCCGCTTCCGTGAGGTAGATTGCCGTCTCGTCCTCCGCGGGGTCGGTGACGACGCCCTCCTCGCCCGCGACCGGAATGCGGTTGTCGGGCATGTCTGCCCACTGGAACGTCTGAAAGGACCGGATCTCCGACTCGGCGATGGGATACTTGCTCGCGATTGCGAACGCGTAGTGTCCCGGAAACTCCCCGAACCCGAACGCGTCACCGGGCAGTGCGCCGGCGTCTCCGTCTTTGTTGAAGTCGTAGTCCTCCTCGGGAAGGACGCCCGTGTTGCTGGTCGGCTGGAGGGTATGCTCGTAGTGGATACCGTCGAGACCGTCCCGTTGCGGGACGCTGAGGTAGTTCTCGACGAACGCGTCGATGTTCGCCGTGTCGGTGTGTTCGCCTTCCTGGAGGTTGTTCGTGAGTTCGTTGACGACGAGGATATCCGGCTGGACCTCTTGGACGACTCGGGCGGCCGCTTCCGCCTGCTCGTCGCCCTGCTGTTGGACCTGCTCCGTCTCCAGTTCGATCACGTTGAAGGCCGCGTAGCGCGTCCCGCGACGACGATTCCGGCTTCCCGACTGCTGTCGTCGTCCGCTAGCGGTGCCCATCAACCCGGCCGCAGTCGCCGTGCCAGCGATCGTCTTGAGTAACGCGCGTCTGGTCTGCTGTAGGGACATCGACTACGTTGACATGACGACTACACGGCATAAATTTCAGTATAAGAATATAAGATATTATCGAACGCGTACCGAAACTCGGGACGTTCGTCGTTCACGGTAGGGTGCGACCACCCCCGATTGGGGAGGCCCGCCTTCTCTCCCTCTCGAAGCGCGGAGATTCGGCGCTGTCGTGGCTACAGATGGATGGACGGCGTCGACCCCGCACAATCCACTTGGTTTTACTAATCTAAAACAAAGTGCAAGCGCTTCGACTCGATTCAATACAGAGAACACCTGAAACGCCAGTATTCGGGGTTTCAGAAGGAAGATTCCACACCATATACTATATATGGCTATACAAAATGTCGCTCTTGGAAGTTCCGCAGTTCGGAGGATAGGCTAGTTTTGGGTCGTATATCCGTCGACTCGTGGTGCTGTTCACCAACCAGTCTAAACCGTTACCTCTGTCTGACCCCGTCTTTCCGCCGATCTTAGTGAAAACCACTTACCGAGCGACGATTACAGAGACGGGCGAGTTGCGGAACACTTTCTGGGCGACGTTCCCGACGACCAGTCGATCGACCAACGAGCCGCCGTGGCTCCCGATGACGACCGCATCGAAATCGTCGGCCCTGTTCAAAATCGCCCGAGCCGGTTGGCCCAGTTGAACCTCGGTCGTGATCTCGACGTCGTACTCGGCGGCCAACTCCCGGGCGCCGTCGAATACCTCCTTCGCGCGTTCCTCGGCGGCCTCTTCAAGGTCCTCCTCGAGAGCGAGTGACGTGGCTGTTCCCCCCCACGGCGACGGTTCGCCTACGACCTGCAAGACGGTGATCTCCGCGTCGGGATGGTTCTCGAGGGCGTACTCGAGCGCTCGCTGGGCCATCTCCGAGCCGTCCATCGGAACGAGAATCCGTGAGATCATGGTACAACTACGGACGCGGGGTGATTAAAGCGGCGGGTCGCTCGATCGGATATGCACTCGGCCGCAGTGAACGTGTTCGGTCTCACGGGCGACAGTAATCACGGGGACGGGCGCAGTTCGCACGGTTTGGTCGACGTCGCCCTTCGCGTTCATCCTCGTCGAGAGCAACTCTGTCCACGTGGCGAGGGGCGAACAGTGGCGGAACACCCCGCTGTGATGTCGTGGCCCTACGCGTTTGTTCTCGCTTGGGTACGCCTTCGAAGTGCCGAGCAGGTGTCTCTTTCGACCACCGCCAGGAAGAGTTACCCACTTAATCAAAAATTGGTCAGTCGTGAATATATCAACCGTTAATCCACTTTCGGGTGCTAGCTCACCTATGAGTGAATCAACTGACGAAACGACGGGAGTCGCACGAGAACTAGACGAGAGCGGCCTCGGCCCCGGGGCGATGGCAGCAATGGGCTCCGTTGCGCTCGCCCTGTACTACTACTACGTCCGTGGTGAAAAGCAGCGAGGGCAGTTCGTCGGGTTGTGGCCGGCGACGATACTCGGTCTCGCCGTCTACCTCAAGCTGGAGCACATAAAACGGATGTTACAAGACTCCCAGAACTGAACGCGGGGAACCGCTGGCGACCCGCAGTGCTTCGGGGCGAGGTCAGGGTGTTTTGTCTGTCGCCCTCCTGTAACGCATAATGAGTGAACTCCCAGAAACCATCGCGGGTGTGTCCGACGTCGACTGTACCGGACTACAGGCTCTCGTCACGGGATCGACGAGCGGAATCGGCCGCGCCGCCGCGCTGGCGCTCGGCCGACTCGGCGCGGACGTCGTCGTCCACGGCCGGGACCCACGAGCCGGCGCGGAGGTGGTCGAAGAACTCTCCCGGACTGGTGGCGACGCGACGTTCGTCCAGGCGGACTTCGCGGATCTCGATGCGGTCCGAGCTCTCGCGGTCGCTGTGCGCGAAGAGACCGAGGGGCTCGACCTCCTCGTCAACAATGCTGGCGGGCTGTTCCGGAACGGGGGGCTGACCGACGCTGGCGTCGAGTACACCTTCCACGTCAACCACCTGTCGCCATACCTGCTGACGACCGAGTTGCTGAGCCACCTCCGCGAGGGCGCTCGGATTGTCACGACCGCATCCGACGCTCACAAGGGGGCCTCGCTGAATCTGGACCGGGTGCGGGGCGCCGATCGATACACCGGATTCAACGCATACAGCCACTCGAAACTCGCGAACGTCCTCTTCGCCACCGAACTCGCCAGACGACTCGACGCAACCGGTCGCGAGGTTACCTCCAACAGCATCCACCCGGGCGCGATTCCGGGGAGCGGGTTCAGTCGGTTCCTCCCTGGCCCGCTCCCAGGTCTGTTCCAGCGACTCGAAGCGGTCCCTGGGGTGACGTCTGTCGCCGACGGGGCCGCAGAGATCTTGTTCGTCGCCGTCTCGCCACGCGCTGCGGAGGTATCCGGGCGGTACTTCACGAACCAGCGGCCGCGGACCCCCTCCAAGGCCGCCCGGGACAGCGAGGCTTCCCGGCGGCTCTGGTCGGAGAGCGCAACGCTACTCGACATCGAGGAGCCACTGGCGGAACGCGACCGACAGCCCGTCTCGACCGGCGATGGGACTGCCCCGGGTGACGTCTGACTCCCCCAGCATGAATCACGACCGCATTCACGCACGGGAGCCCACTCACCGCCGTGATCGGTGGTCGGTCGGGACTATCGCGTCGGTCGCAGAGCGGGACGGCCACTGTGTCGTCACGGTCACTCCTGAGGAGGGTGAGACGATAGACCTCGTCGTCACGCTCGCCGTTCGCGACCTGTTCGTGAGTCGGCTGGATATCGACGAGGGGGAGTCACCCGTCGGCGAGCGTGTCTGGTACCGGAAACACGGCAGTCACACGTCCCAGTCATAGCCCTGTGACGCCATGTTGAACCCCCAGTCGGTGATGTATCTCCTCAGTCGTGCTGAATACAGGGGGCGAATGTCTCTGTCGAACGCACTTAGCTACGTAGACGTGTCGTAAGTCGATGCCGAACGTGAATTCGCGCATCACGCATCCTCCGGTTCGTCACGGGGACTCGACGACACACCATCGAACTCCGCCGGCGAGCGCGAAAGAATTCCCGCTCGGCGCATATTCTCTTTCGGAAACATAATTATTATTAATTCTGGACTTGACCGTGTTGACACACACCATGAGCGCCGACGAACCCAATCAGTCGACCGACACACATGGGCACGAACATCACGGAGTAGAGGGGCCGGGGTATCCGACGCCAGCGGCGATGCGCACCGAGTCGGAACACGAGGAGACTGCCTTCGTCATGGGGCTCCGGGTCGGCATGGACGTGGACGAACCCGACTTCGTCGGCGTCGTCGATGTCGACCCGGACTCCGAGACGTACGGCGAACTGATCGACACGGTCGAGATGCCGAACAAGGGCGACGAACTCCACCACTTCGGCTGGAATACCTGCTCCTCTTCCTGCCACGCCGAGGGCCTGGTCCGGGACCATCTTATCGTCCCCGGCCAGCGTTCCTCGCGCATCCACATCGTCGACGCTTCCGACCCGCGCAGCCCGGCAATCGAGAAGGTCATCGAACCCGAGGAGGTGTTCGAGCACGACCTCTCGGCGCCGCACACGGTCCACTGCGTTCCCGAGGGAAAAATCGTCATCAGTATGCTCGGGAACGCCGACGGCGAACTCCCGGGCGGCTTCCTCCAACTCGACCAGGACGACTTCTCCATCGACGGCCACTGGGAGATCGACCGCGGCGACATGGAGATGAACTACGACTACTGGTATCAGCCCCGCCACGGCGTGATGCTGTCGACGGAGTGGGCGGCGCCGGAAACCTACTATCCGGGATTCGACTTGGACGACGTCGAAGACGGTAAGTACGGCGACAGCATCCACGTCTGGGACTGGGAGACGAAAGAACACCGGCAGACGCTGACGTTCGGCGAGGAGGGGCTCATTCCACTCGAGATTCGGATGCCCCACAACCCCGAGGAAACCGAGGGCTACGTCGGTGCCGCCCTCTCTTCGAACATCCTCCGGTTCTGGGAGGCGGAAGACGGCCGCTGGGAGTGGGAAAAAGTCATCGACGTCGAGGACCGCGAACATCCCGACTGGGACATGCCCGTGCCGGGACTGGTGACGGACATCCTCCTGTCGCTCGACGACCAGTACATGTTCTTCTCGAACTGGCTCCACGGCGACGTGCGGATGTACGACATCAGCGACACGGGGAGCCCGCGGTTGGTCGACCAGTGCTGGGTCGGGGGCAACTTCGCCGAGCGCCAGTCCGTCGGCGGCCACGACGTCCGCGGTGCGCCCCAGATGCTCCAGCTCTCCCGGGACGGCCGACGGCTCTACTGGACCACCTCCCTGTTCTCCTCCTGGGACAACCAGTTCTACCCCGAAATCGGGGAACGGGGGTCGCTGATGATGAAAGCGGACGTGTATCCCGAGGAGGGGCGGATGGAACTCGACGAGGAGTTCGTCGTCGACTTCGGAGACGCCCCCGGTGGCCCGGCCCGCGCCCACGAGATTCGCTGGCCCGGCGGCGACTGTACCAGCGACGTCTGGCAGTAGCCGCCGATGCCCCACGCAGTCACTCTGGAGTGGCGCGACGGCCGGGAGGCGACCATCGAGGTCCGGGAAGCCGAGGTGGTCACCGACGCTACCGAGCGTGCAGGCCTCGGCGTCCCCTACGGCTGTCTGTACGGTGCGTGCGCCACCTGCACCGGACGCCTGCTGGAGGGTGACCTCGTCCACGTCGAACGCCCGCGGGGGTTGAAACCCCGACACCGACAGGCCGGTTACGTCCTGCTCTGTGTGGCCGAACCGCGCTCGGACTGCCGTATCGAGGTGGGTGCGGAGGTACAGGCCGACCTCGTGCCGAACCCGTGGAAATGAGTGACTATCGGGTGTTCGTCCGTTGGGGCGAACAGGCGCAGTCACGGCGACTCGAGGCTGGTGACCGAGCGCTCGCTGTCGTCCTCGCACCGGTCGGGGGACGTCGTCGTTCGAAACGTCCCCTTCGCGTCGCACTCTCCCTCACAGGCCTCTCTAGTTGCAGGCGTTACTGACCGCCGGTTCAGCGCGAGCGCACCGAGATGGACACCGTTCGAGTGATGGTGACCTTCAGGGCCGAGTGAGCATGCCCACTCCGCGAATCATCTCCTTTAGGAAGCGCGCGAAGACTCGCTCACGAACTGGCGGGACTAGGCTGATCAGTACCTCCAAAATCACCATCAGACTGGCTGAAAACGTCAGCTGAGACAAGAACCGGGTGTGGTACAGCCCGGTTTGGCTCAGATACCACCATCCCGTAACTTCCGCTTTCTCAGTATGTGCCTAGTAGACGAATATCGGGCAAGCACGATGATGTTAGTGCATAGTAACGGAAATCGTGAGTAGCTATGTATCTATCCACAGGTTCCATTCCCGCAGGAACTGATGAACAGGTATGTATACG
This is a stretch of genomic DNA from Halogeometricum rufum. It encodes these proteins:
- a CDS encoding endonuclease/exonuclease/phosphatase family protein, whose translation is MSLQQTRRALLKTIAGTATAAGLMGTASGRRQQSGSRNRRRGTRYAAFNVIELETEQVQQQGDEQAEAAARVVQEVQPDILVVNELTNNLQEGEHTDTANIDAFVENYLSVPQRDGLDGIHYEHTLQPTSNTGVLPEEDYDFNKDGDAGALPGDAFGFGEFPGHYAFAIASKYPIAESEIRSFQTFQWADMPDNRIPVAGEEGVVTDPAEDETAIYLTEAELDVYRLSSKTHVDVPFRVKGGTVHGLFAHPTPPGFDGVNNFNGKWNHDEVRFFADYVAGEEYIYDDDGNHGGLNDDASFVLMGDMNAGPGRNRDERPLQPAQKFFVDNDDFNTDRLPTSPGGFHRDLPTATRFGGDVEGVVELIDYVLPSPDLSLRDSGVVWPSEATTENGLLEAVETASDHRLVWADVATNPGD
- a CDS encoding universal stress protein — protein: MISRILVPMDGSEMAQRALEYALENHPDAEITVLQVVGEPSPWGGTATSLALEEDLEEAAEERAKEVFDGARELAAEYDVEITTEVQLGQPARAILNRADDFDAVVIGSHGGSLVDRLVVGNVAQKVFRNSPVSVIVAR
- a CDS encoding SDR family NAD(P)-dependent oxidoreductase is translated as MSELPETIAGVSDVDCTGLQALVTGSTSGIGRAAALALGRLGADVVVHGRDPRAGAEVVEELSRTGGDATFVQADFADLDAVRALAVAVREETEGLDLLVNNAGGLFRNGGLTDAGVEYTFHVNHLSPYLLTTELLSHLREGARIVTTASDAHKGASLNLDRVRGADRYTGFNAYSHSKLANVLFATELARRLDATGREVTSNSIHPGAIPGSGFSRFLPGPLPGLFQRLEAVPGVTSVADGAAEILFVAVSPRAAEVSGRYFTNQRPRTPSKAARDSEASRRLWSESATLLDIEEPLAERDRQPVSTGDGTAPGDV
- a CDS encoding DUF7861 family protein, translating into MNHDRIHAREPTHRRDRWSVGTIASVAERDGHCVVTVTPEEGETIDLVVTLAVRDLFVSRLDIDEGESPVGERVWYRKHGSHTSQS
- a CDS encoding selenium-binding protein SBP56-related protein, which translates into the protein MSADEPNQSTDTHGHEHHGVEGPGYPTPAAMRTESEHEETAFVMGLRVGMDVDEPDFVGVVDVDPDSETYGELIDTVEMPNKGDELHHFGWNTCSSSCHAEGLVRDHLIVPGQRSSRIHIVDASDPRSPAIEKVIEPEEVFEHDLSAPHTVHCVPEGKIVISMLGNADGELPGGFLQLDQDDFSIDGHWEIDRGDMEMNYDYWYQPRHGVMLSTEWAAPETYYPGFDLDDVEDGKYGDSIHVWDWETKEHRQTLTFGEEGLIPLEIRMPHNPEETEGYVGAALSSNILRFWEAEDGRWEWEKVIDVEDREHPDWDMPVPGLVTDILLSLDDQYMFFSNWLHGDVRMYDISDTGSPRLVDQCWVGGNFAERQSVGGHDVRGAPQMLQLSRDGRRLYWTTSLFSSWDNQFYPEIGERGSLMMKADVYPEEGRMELDEEFVVDFGDAPGGPARAHEIRWPGGDCTSDVWQ
- a CDS encoding 2Fe-2S iron-sulfur cluster-binding protein, with protein sequence MPHAVTLEWRDGREATIEVREAEVVTDATERAGLGVPYGCLYGACATCTGRLLEGDLVHVERPRGLKPRHRQAGYVLLCVAEPRSDCRIEVGAEVQADLVPNPWK